Proteins from a single region of Campylobacter concisus:
- a CDS encoding carbon-nitrogen hydrolase family protein encodes MSENLNLISLTLKAKNATDRLEELANLVEAAPENSLILASELCISGYDFDGFFAGANKAMLGGMIGSFDAMLLERLQEALSPDKFLGFTHLTSLNKSAGLAQISNLNPHQPKIYNEFLLLNSNNVFHSQLKAELFRPNLEHEIFAAGDVSDINAFDFRGLKLGVLICFELRDSRLWAKLKGCDIIVVPAMWGKAREDAYLSLCKALAIANNCYVMISSSLALEVAGVFLPDGTLVKETIFDANLIKEIKTNLGIL; translated from the coding sequence ATGAGCGAAAATTTAAACCTAATAAGCCTAACTTTAAAGGCAAAAAATGCAACGGATCGCCTAGAGGAGCTTGCAAATTTAGTTGAGGCTGCGCCTGAAAACTCACTCATTCTTGCAAGCGAGCTTTGCATCAGCGGCTATGACTTTGACGGCTTTTTTGCTGGGGCGAACAAAGCGATGCTTGGTGGTATGATAGGTAGCTTTGATGCGATGTTGCTTGAACGCTTGCAAGAGGCACTTAGTCCAGATAAATTTCTTGGTTTTACGCACCTTACTAGCCTAAATAAAAGCGCGGGGCTCGCTCAAATTTCAAATCTAAATCCACACCAACCAAAGATTTATAACGAATTTTTGCTTCTTAACTCAAATAATGTCTTTCATTCGCAGTTGAAAGCCGAACTTTTTCGGCCAAATTTAGAGCATGAAATTTTTGCCGCTGGCGATGTGAGCGATATAAATGCCTTTGACTTTAGAGGGCTAAAGCTTGGCGTGCTAATATGCTTTGAGCTGCGTGATAGCAGGCTTTGGGCAAAGCTAAAAGGATGTGACATCATCGTGGTACCTGCCATGTGGGGTAAGGCTAGAGAGGATGCTTATCTTAGTCTTTGCAAGGCTCTAGCTATCGCAAATAACTGCTACGTCATGATCTCAAGCTCACTTGCATTAGAAGTTGCTGGAGTATTTTTACCAGATGGCACACTTGTTAAAGAGACGATATTTGATGCAAATTTAATAAAAGAGATCAAGACAAATTTAGGGATTTTATAA
- a CDS encoding protein-L-isoaspartate(D-aspartate) O-methyltransferase, with protein sequence MTQLEAIKCQNLASDIADEITLSPLLFDAIATTEREIFVPITAHAYKLDAQPILGNQWISSPLTVAKMTMALECENMDNILEIGCGSGYQAAILSKLAHRIFSVERIEKLAMEAKKRFEALKIKNVHVRYDDGNNGWRSYAPFDRILLSAAADEISPNLFKQLKNGGILVAPMKKDGKQFIAKFKKDKDGNLEKEYLDECLFVPLLEGRE encoded by the coding sequence TTGACCCAACTAGAAGCGATAAAATGCCAAAATTTGGCTAGCGATATAGCCGACGAGATCACGCTAAGCCCACTTTTGTTCGATGCGATAGCTACCACTGAGCGTGAAATTTTTGTACCAATCACTGCACATGCTTATAAACTTGACGCGCAGCCCATACTGGGCAATCAATGGATCAGCTCGCCGCTAACTGTGGCAAAAATGACAATGGCACTAGAGTGCGAGAATATGGACAATATCCTAGAAATAGGCTGCGGCAGTGGCTATCAAGCAGCTATTTTAAGCAAACTTGCACATAGAATTTTTAGTGTCGAGCGAATAGAAAAGCTAGCCATGGAGGCAAAAAAACGCTTCGAGGCACTAAAAATAAAAAACGTGCATGTAAGGTATGACGATGGCAACAATGGCTGGCGAAGCTACGCACCATTTGATCGTATCTTGCTCTCGGCAGCTGCTGATGAGATCTCGCCAAATTTATTTAAGCAGCTTAAAAATGGTGGAATTTTAGTAGCTCCAATGAAAAAAGATGGCAAGCAATTTATCGCTAAATTTAAAAAAGATAAAGATGGAAATTTAGAAAAAGAGTACTTGGATGAGTGCCTTTTTGTGCCACTTCTTGAAGGTAGAGAGTAG